In a single window of the Nitrospirota bacterium genome:
- a CDS encoding SPASM domain-containing protein, protein MKARNVSGQTPGGKRVALAEVLPLDTPFLLLIFPIHACNFKCNYCLFSVEKANRGFVCDKTSLDINLYKKCIDDAALFPNKLKILRIAGMGEPLLHNNIVEMVEYAVLKNVANTVEIATNASLLTPAMTDALTEAGLSRLLLSIQGTTKKKYKDVSGVVIDFEKHVDNIRYFYNNKKKAHLYIKVVDTALEDKEDEERFYKMFGDICDTIAVEHTVPIVPGVDYGKLSGVTDSSVTQFGLPVSVVRFCPKPFFQMQIMPDGKVAPCCAIPYPIIIDDCNTKSVREIWNGKQFKKFRRRMLDGIENAGEFCANCNIFKFRMSSEDILSNDADRLKILYDI, encoded by the coding sequence TTGAAAGCAAGAAACGTCAGCGGGCAAACGCCGGGTGGTAAACGAGTGGCACTTGCAGAGGTCCTGCCTTTAGACACCCCCTTTTTATTGCTCATATTTCCAATACATGCATGTAATTTTAAATGTAACTATTGCCTGTTTTCTGTAGAGAAAGCGAATCGTGGTTTTGTTTGCGATAAAACCAGTTTGGACATTAATTTATATAAGAAATGTATAGACGATGCAGCCTTATTTCCAAATAAGTTGAAGATATTGCGTATTGCAGGAATGGGCGAGCCGCTTTTACACAATAATATCGTAGAGATGGTTGAATATGCGGTTTTAAAAAATGTAGCAAATACAGTTGAAATCGCGACAAATGCATCTCTTTTAACCCCTGCAATGACAGATGCGCTTACTGAGGCCGGGCTCTCAAGATTGCTCTTATCAATACAGGGAACTACAAAAAAAAAATATAAGGATGTAAGCGGTGTAGTCATTGATTTCGAGAAACATGTTGATAATATACGCTATTTTTATAATAACAAAAAAAAAGCACACTTATATATCAAGGTTGTGGATACTGCGCTTGAGGACAAGGAGGATGAGGAAAGGTTTTACAAGATGTTTGGGGATATTTGCGATACCATTGCAGTTGAACATACCGTTCCTATAGTTCCTGGCGTGGACTATGGAAAATTATCAGGTGTTACAGATTCATCAGTTACTCAGTTTGGCTTACCGGTTTCTGTAGTTAGATTTTGTCCAAAACCTTTTTTCCAGATGCAAATTATGCCTGATGGGAAAGTTGCACCTTGCTGTGCTATTCCTTACCCAATAATTATAGATGATTGCAATACGAAATCAGTACGTGAAATATGGAACGGTAAGCAATTTAAAAAGTTTAGACGTCGGATGCTTGATGGAATTGAGAATGCAGGTGAGTTTTGTGCAAATTGCAATATATTCAAATTTAGAATGTCTTCTGAGGATATTTTGAGTAATGATGCAGATAGACTTAAGATATTATACGATATTTGA
- the ilvN gene encoding acetolactate synthase small subunit — MRHTISILVENKFGVLSRVAGLFSGRGYNIESISVGETLDPKISVMTIVTEGEEAIVEQITKQLNKLIDVIKVQDLFEVEHVEREMVLIKITPPAQLKAEALRLAEIFRGRVVDSSQKTYTIEITGDEKKIEAFVELMKPMGVKEFVRSGKIAIAREKIRQ; from the coding sequence ATGAGACACACTATTTCGATTTTGGTAGAAAATAAGTTTGGAGTACTGTCCCGCGTAGCCGGACTTTTCAGTGGCCGCGGATACAACATAGAGAGTATTTCTGTTGGTGAAACCCTTGACCCTAAAATATCTGTTATGACTATTGTTACTGAGGGTGAGGAGGCAATTGTCGAGCAGATTACAAAGCAGTTGAACAAACTAATTGACGTCATAAAAGTGCAGGATCTCTTCGAGGTTGAACACGTTGAAAGAGAAATGGTACTGATTAAAATAACTCCTCCGGCACAATTAAAGGCAGAGGCTTTGAGGCTTGCCGAGATATTCCGGGGCAGGGTAGTTGACTCAAGCCAAAAAACTTACACCATAGAAATTACCGGAGATGAAAAGAAAATCGAGGCCTTTGTAGAACTTATGAAACCTATGGGTGTAAAGGAATTTGTACGCTCCGGTAAGATTGCTATCGCTAGAGAAAAAATCAGGCAATAG
- a CDS encoding glycosyltransferase family 2 protein, whose amino-acid sequence MLEEKLGISIITYNRDKYLDHTLSSVLNSIFKKCNITVYDNCSTDETQTVCEKYRSLFSNFVVIRHRLNIGGSANYLRAVENSDTEYTWILAAANDYDFEDVSEVVTAIEDGTYDMIVVGDQQPGEARNVQWRWNQRGVGKKAKELHMEGMKYFYHINSVPCIIFKTELFDSVCLQRGYECLSCNWPNAEFINKSIRDNFKVYICKKYLISG is encoded by the coding sequence GTGCTTGAAGAGAAGCTCGGTATATCAATTATAACTTACAACAGGGACAAATACCTTGACCACACCTTGTCGAGCGTTTTAAACAGCATTTTTAAAAAATGCAATATAACAGTCTATGACAACTGCTCCACAGATGAAACACAAACAGTATGCGAAAAGTACAGGAGTTTGTTTTCAAACTTTGTAGTGATTCGGCATAGGTTGAATATTGGAGGCAGCGCTAATTACCTTCGTGCGGTGGAAAATTCTGACACTGAATATACATGGATATTGGCTGCTGCCAATGATTACGACTTTGAAGACGTTAGCGAAGTTGTTACAGCAATAGAGGATGGTACTTACGATATGATTGTCGTTGGTGATCAGCAGCCAGGTGAAGCTAGGAATGTGCAATGGAGATGGAATCAGCGTGGTGTTGGTAAAAAAGCAAAAGAATTACACATGGAAGGGATGAAGTACTTTTACCATATTAATTCTGTTCCTTGTATTATTTTTAAGACAGAGCTTTTTGATTCTGTTTGCTTACAAAGAGGTTACGAGTGTTTGTCCTGTAATTGGCCCAACGCTGAATTTATAAATAAATCAATAAGAGATAACTTCAAAGTATATATTTGCAAAAAATATCTGATATCTGGATAA
- a CDS encoding NAD-dependent epimerase/dehydratase family protein produces MRHPIIEEDLHFISSVKLEWECFRGKTILVTGGNGFLPAYMIETILFINEKLPSDLKSRVIVLARNKEYAIKRFEHYIGRPDLSFLIQDVCNPLNITEKIDYIIHAASNASPKYYGNDPVGTLCPNVIGTYHLLEYARRKGVEAFLFFSSGDVYGDLPSDMIPARENYFGPLDPLQVRSCYAESKRMGENMCISWHHQYDICVKIIRPTHTYGPGMKLDDGRVFSDFVADIVNDRDITLYSDGTAIRSFCYLADAVAGFFTVLFKGENGDAYNIGTGEETSIMELAQMLVSLFPEKNLRVIQKELPKDSNYIKSKIIRGNMDIAKIIGIGWRPSFSVKEGFLRTIRSF; encoded by the coding sequence ATGAGACATCCTATTATTGAAGAGGACTTACACTTTATTTCATCTGTGAAACTTGAGTGGGAGTGTTTTAGAGGCAAAACCATTCTGGTTACAGGTGGAAACGGTTTTCTGCCTGCTTATATGATAGAAACTATATTATTCATAAACGAGAAACTACCTTCTGATTTAAAAAGCAGGGTTATTGTGTTAGCAAGAAACAAAGAATATGCGATAAAAAGATTCGAGCATTATATTGGCAGGCCTGATCTGAGTTTTTTAATCCAGGATGTATGTAATCCGTTAAATATAACAGAAAAAATTGACTATATCATTCATGCTGCCAGTAATGCAAGCCCAAAGTATTATGGTAATGACCCTGTAGGAACGCTATGTCCTAATGTTATAGGCACATATCACCTCCTTGAATATGCCAGGCGCAAAGGTGTAGAGGCATTTCTTTTTTTTAGCAGCGGTGACGTTTATGGTGACCTTCCCTCAGATATGATTCCTGCAAGAGAAAATTATTTTGGACCTTTGGATCCCTTGCAGGTGCGTTCTTGCTATGCTGAAAGCAAACGGATGGGAGAGAATATGTGTATAAGCTGGCATCATCAGTACGATATTTGTGTAAAAATCATAAGACCTACTCATACATATGGTCCTGGGATGAAGCTTGACGATGGACGGGTGTTTAGTGATTTTGTTGCAGATATCGTTAATGACAGGGACATTACTTTGTATAGTGATGGAACAGCTATAAGATCGTTTTGTTATTTGGCAGACGCTGTAGCAGGTTTTTTTACTGTATTATTTAAAGGGGAAAATGGGGATGCATATAATATCGGGACTGGTGAGGAAACAAGTATTATGGAACTAGCTCAAATGCTTGTAAGCCTGTTCCCGGAAAAGAATCTCAGGGTTATACAAAAGGAACTTCCAAAAGATTCTAACTACATAAAAAGCAAAATAATAAGAGGAAATATGGATATCGCCAAAATAATCGGGATTGGATGGAGGCCATCGTTCAGTGTAAAAGAGGGTTTTTTAAGAACTATAAGAAGTTTTTAA
- a CDS encoding B12-binding domain-containing radical SAM protein: MKILAVSPDIGIGGGDFIFPVGLSYITAALKSAGHEVDCLVFKGKNGMMNLLNKNNYDFVATGGLSFQYHNIKDITNLAKENGKKIIAGGGIITSDPELMSRHLGVDYAVVGEGEDSVTELLSCLDNGMDLSNVLGLGYYKNGEFILNGRRRQRENLDSLPMPDYESFDFSHHLDSLRSSDSYYYNLYDFPREYPLVSSRSCPYSCTFCYHPLGDKYRQRSIDSIMQELKLMIPRYRINIVGIYDELFSYNSDRILEFCERFKDFTKTLSWDIKWGCQMRVESLDETVLKSMKQSGCFIISYGFESYSPVVLKSMKKHITQEQIHSAIHMTLDCGISIQGNFIFGDVKETLDTAKETLEFWRTHIEAGILLGFILPFPNSMLYRYCIEKGLIKDSVDFVKNHLFEIINMTQMDDNDFYRMSVLIYRYSWKYNKYVVPELIQKDSFIVCCPYCKERLEYKNFDTTRLFTTTWHIFCKNCKRRFYPLSSAYNIIRKLLLLFLYPWNYRLFVKLIKIHDRIKRFFL; encoded by the coding sequence GTGAAAATACTGGCCGTTTCGCCTGATATTGGCATTGGAGGCGGAGATTTTATTTTCCCCGTAGGGCTCTCTTATATAACAGCAGCGTTGAAGTCTGCCGGCCATGAGGTAGATTGCCTTGTGTTTAAGGGTAAAAATGGCATGATGAACCTCTTAAATAAGAACAATTACGATTTCGTTGCAACAGGCGGACTATCTTTTCAATATCACAATATCAAGGATATAACGAATTTAGCAAAAGAAAACGGTAAGAAAATAATTGCCGGTGGTGGTATTATCACATCTGACCCGGAACTGATGAGCCGGCACCTGGGCGTTGATTATGCTGTTGTCGGCGAGGGTGAGGATTCAGTCACAGAGCTTCTGTCTTGTTTGGATAATGGGATGGATTTATCTAATGTCTTAGGTCTTGGTTACTACAAAAACGGAGAGTTTATCTTAAACGGAAGACGGAGACAGAGAGAAAACCTTGATTCATTACCGATGCCGGATTATGAGAGTTTCGATTTCAGCCACCATCTGGACTCACTGAGATCATCGGATTCATATTATTATAATCTCTATGATTTTCCAAGGGAATATCCTCTGGTATCGTCCCGTTCGTGCCCATACTCATGCACGTTTTGTTATCATCCTTTAGGTGATAAATACAGGCAACGCTCAATTGACTCCATCATGCAGGAACTGAAACTTATGATTCCCAGATACCGTATAAATATTGTAGGGATTTATGATGAGTTGTTTTCATATAATTCAGACAGGATATTAGAGTTTTGCGAAAGATTTAAGGATTTCACAAAAACATTATCATGGGATATTAAATGGGGTTGTCAGATGCGGGTTGAGTCATTAGATGAGACAGTCCTTAAGTCTATGAAACAATCCGGATGTTTTATAATAAGTTATGGATTTGAAAGCTATAGCCCTGTTGTACTAAAAAGCATGAAAAAACATATAACTCAGGAACAAATACATAGCGCGATTCATATGACGTTGGACTGCGGAATATCAATACAGGGCAATTTCATTTTTGGCGATGTGAAAGAAACTCTTGACACTGCTAAGGAAACTCTTGAGTTCTGGCGTACACACATAGAAGCCGGTATATTGCTTGGATTCATTTTACCTTTTCCAAACAGCATGTTATATCGTTATTGTATCGAAAAAGGACTCATTAAAGACAGTGTTGATTTCGTAAAGAACCATTTATTTGAAATTATAAACATGACTCAAATGGACGATAATGACTTTTATAGAATGTCTGTATTAATCTATAGATATTCATGGAAATATAACAAATACGTTGTTCCTGAGCTGATACAAAAAGATAGTTTTATAGTATGCTGCCCATATTGTAAGGAAAGATTAGAGTATAAAAACTTTGACACAACCCGTTTATTCACTACAACATGGCATATCTTTTGCAAAAACTGCAAACGAAGATTCTATCCCTTATCCTCTGCATATAATATTATCAGGAAATTATTGTTACTGTTCTTATATCCGTGGAATTACAGATTATTCGTTAAATTAATTAAAATACATGACCGCATTAAGCGGTTCTTTTTATAA
- a CDS encoding glycosyltransferase family 2 protein, translating to MQNSVKNVLDKRAHLLLFCKTVVEEKLGITIITYNRASYLDETLRQLLSSPFKDCKITVLDNCSPDDTPVVCEKYSHLFRNIAIFRHKHNIGGAGNYARAVEISDMEYTWILCDDDTFDFTEVSDVIGAIIYGTYDIIIVGSPGLFDTQRGIRGNPMDLIKQGIYYYYVLSFIPGFIYRTEKYDSQCLIENYKFFPYSYPHFAIIDKSVRENFTVYVSEQLIVIRNLLGASPITLLSWYRHWIYCCSIIHDPKLRELTMASPFKQQGGYRFLMMFIGHGKIFNKGTFYKDMLTIFVRFSWKLRLISLPMIFIPRPVYIVMRHIYRFVQEKIFKITPAPLVIDKSRG from the coding sequence ATGCAGAACTCTGTAAAAAATGTTCTTGACAAAAGAGCCCACTTGCTGCTATTTTGCAAAACAGTGGTAGAAGAGAAACTCGGCATCACGATAATTACCTACAACAGGGCCTCATACTTAGATGAAACCCTGCGCCAACTCCTAAGTAGTCCATTTAAAGACTGTAAGATAACAGTTTTAGACAATTGCTCACCGGATGATACGCCTGTGGTATGTGAAAAGTACAGCCATCTTTTCAGAAACATTGCAATTTTTCGACATAAACACAATATAGGTGGCGCGGGGAATTATGCCCGTGCTGTTGAAATTTCGGATATGGAGTACACATGGATATTATGTGATGATGACACTTTTGATTTTACAGAAGTCTCTGATGTCATTGGTGCGATAATTTACGGTACTTATGATATTATTATAGTTGGTTCCCCCGGGCTCTTTGATACACAAAGAGGGATAAGAGGCAATCCTATGGATTTAATTAAACAAGGAATATATTATTATTATGTTTTGTCTTTTATCCCTGGATTTATTTACAGAACCGAAAAATATGATTCCCAGTGCCTTATAGAAAATTATAAGTTCTTCCCATATTCTTATCCCCATTTTGCAATTATTGACAAATCGGTCAGAGAAAATTTCACTGTATATGTATCGGAACAATTGATAGTCATCAGGAATCTTCTGGGAGCCTCCCCTATTACTCTTCTTTCATGGTATAGGCACTGGATATATTGCTGTTCAATCATCCATGACCCAAAACTGAGGGAGCTAACTATGGCCTCACCTTTCAAACAACAAGGTGGTTACAGGTTTCTAATGATGTTTATAGGCCATGGGAAAATATTTAATAAAGGTACTTTTTATAAAGACATGTTGACTATATTTGTCAGATTTTCATGGAAACTCCGTTTAATAAGTTTACCCATGATCTTTATTCCAAGACCTGTGTATATCGTGATGAGACATATATACCGATTTGTTCAGGAAAAGATATTTAAGATCACTCCTGCCCCCTTAGTGATAGACAAATCAAGGGGATAG
- a CDS encoding DUF4062 domain-containing protein, whose protein sequence is MEETVRVYISSTFDDLKDYRAEVRKALSKIKAQPVGMEDYTAQDYRPVDSCLEDVASCDIYVGIIARRYGDIPDGHSESITELEYRKAVELKIPILIFLLDEKTTDWPSEYCAIDNDKKCLNKLKNELKGNKMIAQFTNRYDLALEVMPAVADYQKKKIIRLQMEKTLRDQYAELSVTDSLKKEAAIVQSLSEKGKMQSDEVSEITESEQQNIEAIKEIVLSGVYNKDKEKIVKNKLKEKLDKVLASGHNKENCIDILKRDLNINIKEIADEINNYLRKYGNNLNEYQQMNIGLLNSNYRDLERLNKTIESILNTNKDSNKAFAEIMIELST, encoded by the coding sequence TTGGAAGAGACTGTAAGAGTATATATTTCCTCAACGTTTGATGATCTGAAAGACTATCGGGCTGAGGTTAGAAAGGCGTTGAGTAAGATAAAAGCCCAACCAGTAGGCATGGAGGATTATACGGCACAGGATTACCGTCCTGTGGATAGCTGCCTTGAGGATGTTGCTTCATGCGATATATATGTCGGGATAATTGCCAGGCGTTACGGGGATATTCCGGACGGGCACAGTGAATCAATTACTGAGCTTGAATACAGAAAGGCTGTAGAGTTAAAAATCCCTATTCTCATTTTTTTACTTGACGAGAAAACAACAGACTGGCCGAGTGAATATTGTGCTATTGACAATGATAAAAAATGTCTTAATAAACTAAAAAATGAACTAAAAGGCAATAAGATGATAGCTCAGTTCACAAATCGTTATGATCTTGCCCTGGAAGTTATGCCTGCTGTTGCGGACTATCAAAAAAAGAAAATCATCAGGCTTCAAATGGAAAAAACCCTGAGAGACCAGTATGCAGAACTGAGTGTTACCGATAGCCTCAAAAAGGAAGCTGCCATAGTGCAATCTTTGTCTGAAAAGGGAAAAATGCAATCAGACGAGGTAAGTGAAATAACAGAAAGTGAGCAACAGAATATAGAGGCTATTAAAGAAATAGTTTTGTCTGGAGTTTATAATAAAGATAAAGAGAAGATTGTAAAAAATAAATTAAAAGAAAAGCTTGATAAAGTCTTAGCATCAGGACATAATAAAGAAAACTGTATAGATATTCTAAAAAGGGACTTAAATATTAATATCAAGGAAATAGCTGATGAAATAAATAATTATCTTAGAAAATACGGTAATAATTTAAATGAATATCAACAAATGAATATAGGTTTGTTGAATTCCAATTACCGCGATCTGGAACGTTTAAACAAAACAATTGAGAGTATTCTAAACACGAATAAGGATTCAAATAAAGCATTTGCTGAAATAATGATTGAATTATCTACCTAG
- a CDS encoding FkbM family methyltransferase, translated as MQDHRERLLQLFDHPSLFNNPTNCVHNLLGNKKIILYGGGRGFIGFSVFILKRYKLKVHAVIDIKFKSGDACCGVPAFSPFDFSPTNDEKENAVVVVTVGKTQYHEEIFNCLLQLGFKNIITATDIYEYHLCHDALTGIGKDGFDYYVVNKDKIVASFDLFKDELSREIYVRFIQTHMQRKPVRIPADVPESQYFSPDIKLNKGVSRFINCGAYDGDTVRLLNNLHGKTEAIVCFEPDPKNFDVLTQYLCLNHIQLARSVVAFPCGVFSHNTQFRFAGGNGTISVISEEGESVIQCVALDKVIPGFNPTLINMDVEGAELEALQGAEALIRESKPDLAISVYHLPNHIWDIPLFVESLKLGYNLFLRNYTSFITDTVLYSTI; from the coding sequence ATGCAAGACCATAGAGAAAGACTCCTTCAATTGTTTGACCATCCCTCTTTATTTAATAATCCAACAAACTGTGTACATAATTTGCTTGGTAATAAAAAAATAATACTTTACGGTGGAGGCAGAGGTTTTATAGGGTTCTCAGTTTTTATTTTAAAACGATATAAGCTTAAAGTACATGCTGTGATAGACATCAAATTTAAATCCGGTGATGCTTGTTGCGGTGTGCCTGCGTTTTCACCATTTGATTTTTCACCAACCAATGATGAAAAGGAAAATGCAGTAGTGGTAGTAACCGTAGGAAAGACGCAATATCATGAAGAGATATTCAACTGCCTGCTCCAGTTGGGATTTAAAAATATAATAACGGCAACTGATATATATGAGTATCATCTGTGTCATGATGCACTGACAGGAATTGGAAAGGATGGGTTTGATTATTATGTAGTTAACAAAGATAAAATTGTTGCCTCCTTTGATCTTTTTAAGGATGAGCTGAGCCGTGAAATATATGTTCGCTTTATTCAAACACATATGCAGAGAAAACCGGTTAGAATCCCTGCCGATGTTCCTGAATCACAATATTTTTCGCCTGATATTAAATTGAATAAAGGAGTTTCACGCTTTATAAATTGCGGGGCATATGACGGCGATACGGTTAGGCTGCTTAATAACCTGCATGGTAAAACAGAGGCAATCGTCTGCTTTGAACCCGACCCGAAAAATTTTGACGTTCTAACTCAATACCTGTGCCTCAACCACATTCAACTGGCACGAAGTGTTGTTGCCTTTCCGTGCGGTGTCTTTAGCCATAATACTCAATTTCGTTTTGCGGGGGGTAACGGGACTATCAGTGTAATCTCAGAAGAAGGGGAATCGGTCATTCAGTGTGTTGCATTAGATAAGGTAATACCCGGGTTTAATCCAACCCTTATCAATATGGACGTGGAGGGGGCAGAGTTAGAAGCGCTACAAGGCGCTGAGGCACTCATAAGAGAAAGCAAACCCGACCTTGCCATAAGCGTTTACCACCTGCCAAACCACATTTGGGACATTCCTCTCTTTGTTGAAAGCTTAAAGCTGGGTTATAATTTATTTTTGCGTAACTACACATCGTTTATCACGGATACTGTGCTTTATTCAACAATATGA
- the ilvB gene encoding biosynthetic-type acetolactate synthase large subunit has translation MKATGSQIIVESLKKEGVRHIFGYPGGVVLNIFDALYDAKDIKLFLTRHEQGATHMADGYARSTGKVGVALVTSGPGATNTVTGIATAAMDSIPIVVLTGQVPTMLIGNDAFQEADIVGITRPCCKYNYLVKDINDLAYTIKEAFHIASSGRPGPVVIDLPKDVSAATGKFHWPDKLNLRSYNPTMEGNRWMIEKAAEKITRSKKPVIIAGGGVILSGASDELRIFAEFTDIPVTTTLMGIGAFPTDHHLSLGMLGMHGTYYANMAIQESDLLIAVGMRFDDRVTGKIDAFAPNAEIIHIDIDPTSIRKNVDVDIPIVGDSTKVLFTLNQILKETDKPQWEEIRKSWIKHIDEWKKARPLSYRFDENIIKPQYVIEKLYEATGGDAIIATEVGQNQMWAAQFFKYKKPRTFLSSGGLGTMGYGFPAALGAQVAFPDKTVIDIAGDGSIQMNIQELATAVIYDLPVKVAILNNHYLGMVRQWQELFFNERYSHSYLHEVPSFVKIAEAYGAVGLRAEKPSDVEPVIREALRVRKPVFMDFVIDWKEKVYPMVPAGAPIDQMLFDEEPKKEEKKLKVIK, from the coding sequence ATGAAAGCAACAGGATCACAGATAATAGTTGAGTCGTTAAAAAAAGAAGGGGTAAGGCACATATTTGGTTATCCGGGCGGGGTGGTTTTAAACATTTTTGATGCTCTCTATGATGCCAAGGACATAAAGTTATTTCTAACGCGGCATGAGCAGGGGGCAACGCATATGGCAGACGGTTATGCCCGCTCAACCGGCAAGGTGGGGGTTGCTCTTGTTACCTCAGGCCCGGGCGCTACAAACACAGTTACAGGAATTGCAACAGCTGCCATGGACTCTATCCCAATTGTGGTCTTAACTGGTCAGGTGCCCACAATGCTTATCGGAAATGACGCCTTTCAGGAGGCTGACATTGTTGGAATCACCCGTCCCTGCTGTAAGTACAATTACCTTGTCAAAGATATAAATGACCTGGCTTATACAATAAAGGAGGCTTTTCACATAGCCTCATCAGGCAGACCCGGGCCGGTTGTCATAGATTTACCAAAAGACGTCTCTGCCGCTACGGGAAAATTCCACTGGCCGGACAAACTTAACTTAAGAAGCTATAACCCCACTATGGAGGGCAACCGGTGGATGATAGAAAAGGCGGCAGAAAAAATCACCCGTTCAAAAAAACCGGTTATAATCGCCGGAGGCGGAGTAATACTTTCCGGGGCCTCAGATGAGCTGAGAATTTTTGCCGAGTTTACGGATATTCCCGTCACTACCACACTTATGGGAATAGGCGCATTTCCCACCGACCATCATCTGTCGCTTGGAATGCTCGGTATGCACGGTACCTACTACGCCAATATGGCCATTCAGGAGTCAGACCTCCTAATTGCCGTTGGAATGAGGTTTGATGACAGGGTTACAGGTAAAATAGATGCCTTTGCTCCTAATGCAGAAATCATCCACATTGACATAGACCCAACGTCTATAAGAAAGAATGTGGATGTGGATATCCCAATAGTTGGCGATTCAACAAAAGTGCTGTTTACCCTTAATCAGATACTTAAGGAAACGGACAAGCCGCAGTGGGAGGAAATCAGGAAGTCATGGATTAAACACATAGATGAGTGGAAAAAGGCAAGGCCGCTTAGTTACCGGTTTGACGAAAATATCATAAAGCCGCAGTATGTTATTGAGAAGCTTTATGAGGCAACCGGAGGGGATGCTATAATAGCCACCGAGGTAGGGCAAAACCAGATGTGGGCAGCCCAGTTCTTTAAATACAAAAAGCCGCGGACATTTTTAAGCTCAGGCGGACTTGGCACAATGGGTTACGGCTTTCCGGCAGCCCTTGGGGCACAGGTGGCGTTTCCCGATAAAACCGTAATAGATATAGCCGGAGACGGCAGTATTCAGATGAACATTCAGGAGCTTGCCACGGCGGTCATATATGATCTGCCGGTAAAGGTGGCTATTTTAAATAATCATTATCTCGGTATGGTCAGACAGTGGCAGGAGTTGTTTTTTAACGAGCGGTACTCGCACAGTTATCTGCACGAGGTGCCAAGTTTTGTAAAAATCGCAGAGGCTTACGGAGCGGTAGGACTCAGAGCAGAGAAACCCTCTGACGTTGAGCCTGTTATACGGGAGGCGCTGCGTGTGCGGAAGCCAGTGTTTATGGATTTTGTCATAGACTGGAAGGAGAAGGTTTATCCAATGGTACCGGCAGGCGCTCCGATAGACCAGATGCTTTTTGATGAAGAGCCTAAGAAAGAAGAAAAAAAGTTAAAAGTTATAAAATAA